In the genome of Brienomyrus brachyistius isolate T26 chromosome 17, BBRACH_0.4, whole genome shotgun sequence, one region contains:
- the sptssb gene encoding serine palmitoyltransferase small subunit B — protein sequence MDVKNLKDYLHWLYYQYLLITSIYVLEPWEQTLFNTVLFTMVAMVIYTSYVFVPIHVRLALEFFSGLCGGQQESTVALIS from the coding sequence ATGGATGTGAAGAACCTGAAGGATTACCTGCACTGGCTGTACTACCAGTACCTGCTCATCACCAGCATCTACGTCCTGGAGCCCTGGGAGCAGACGCTCTTCAACACGGTGCTCTTCACCATGGTGGCCATGGTCATCTACACCTCCTACGTCTTCGTGCCCATCCACGTCCGCCTGGCGCTGGAGTTCTTCTCTGGGCTGTGTGGCGGACAGCAGGAGAGCACGGTGGCTCTGATCAGCTAG
- the otol1b gene encoding LOW QUALITY PROTEIN: otolin 1b (The sequence of the model RefSeq protein was modified relative to this genomic sequence to represent the inferred CDS: deleted 1 base in 1 codon) → MRTLTCQLVFLTSVVFLLVLMLPGAIPKGPQRPKYQFTKKPPSVPEPLRTTTTGISGLWTKVTPRPTPALTTAVSTTPLYTELYIDTAAPPDVVNENYTLDYNECYFNFCECCPPERGPQGLKGDRGLPGPPGGKGDVGPRGPAGPQGPSGSTGPKGDKGDRGDQGTTGLAGIPGLLGKPGEKGDTGSKGEKGDAGFPGFKGDRGENGDPCENGTKGEKGDPGKDGATGPQGLAGDKGEKGDSGDKGQCGPYGEKGQKGEPGDPGLQGPDAAGGYLGKAGGQGPPGEPGPSGEAGAPGKKGEVGPRGPPGPIGARGFVGPKGDRGSPGLRGERGLRGFKGARGANLVLKRSGFSVGLYPSKSFPPAGFPVKFDKVFYNGEEHYDVTSSKFNCTYPGVYVFAYHITVRNRPLRAALLVNGVKKVRTRDSLYGQDIDQASSLVLLQLAAGDQVWVETLRDWNGVYSSSEDDSIFTGFLLYPDKV, encoded by the exons ATGAGGACGCTCACTTGCCAGCTTGTCTTCCTCACCTCCGTGGTATTCCTGCTGGTTCTCATGTTGCCCGGGGCCATCCCCAAAGGCCCACAGCGGCCCAAGTACCAGTTCACCAAGAAACCTCCCAGTGTCCCGGAGCCGCTACGGACCACCACCACAGGAATCAGCGGGCTGTGGACCAAAGTGACCCCCCGTCCGACACCCGCTCTGACAACCGCAGTCAGCACGACGCCTCTCTACACTGAACTCTACAtcgacactgcagcaccacccgaTGTTGTAAATGAGAACTACACCCTGGACTACAACGAATGCTACTTCAACTTCTGTGAATGCTGTCCCCCAGAAAGAGGGCCCCAAGGTCTGAAGGGGGACAGAGGCTTACCAG GGCCACCTGGAGGGAAGGGGGACGTTGGACCCAGGGGGCCGGCCGGACCTCAGGGCCCGTCCGGATCGACTGGACCGAAAGGAGACAAGG GTGACAGAGGGGACCAAGGTACCACTGGCCTAGCTGGAATTCCCGGCCTCTTGGGGAAGCCGGGAGAGAAAG GTGATACCGGCTCCAAGGGTGAGAAAGGAGATGCCGGCTTTCCAGGATTCAAAGGGGACCGAGGCGAGAATGGAGACCCCTGTGAAAATGGGACTAAAGGTGAAAAAGGAGACCCTGGGAAAGATGGTGCAACTGGACCCCAGGGCCTGGCTGGAGACAAGGGTGAGAAAGGTGACTCGGGGGACAAAGGGCAGTGCGGGCCTTATGGGGAAAAGGGACAGAAGGGGGAACCGGGGGACCCTGGGCTGCAGGGTCCGGATGCAGCTGGAGGCTACCTGGGCAAGGCTGGTGGGCAGGGCCCCCCTGGTGAGCCAGGACCTtctggggaagcaggagcaccaGGTAAAAAAGGGGAAGTGGGTCCACGTGGTCCTCCGGGTCCCATCGGCGCTCGGGGGTTTGTCGGACCAAAAGGAGACAGAGGCTCCCCGGGGCTGAGG GGGGAGCGGGGGCTGCGGGGTTTTAAGGGGGCCCGGGGAGCAAACCTGGTCCTGAAACGATCCGGCTTCAGCGTGGGCCTGTACCCTAGCAAGTCCTTTCCTCCGGCCGGCTTCCCGGTCAAGTTCGACAAGGTCTTTTACAATGGCGAGGAGCATTACGACGTCACCAGCAGCAAGTTCAATTGCACCTACCCGGGCGTCTATGTCTTCGCTTACCACATCACCGTACGCAACCGGCCCCTACGTGCAGCCCTGCTGGTCAACGGCGTCAAGAAGGTGCGAACGAGGGACTCGCTGTACGGACAAGACATCGACCAGGCCTCCAGTCTGGTGCTGCTCCAGCTGGCAGCTGGGGACCAGGTCTGGGTGGAGACACTAAGAGACTGGAATGGGGTTTACTCCAGCAGTGAGGATGACAGCATCTTCACGGGATTCCTGCTCTACCCCGACAAGGTCTGA
- the LOC125712427 gene encoding high affinity immunoglobulin gamma Fc receptor I-like: MIPVQPLMLFIVISVVIVRSSSQDEPLRPTLTLVWGNQQQLLVRETATMLCTIPGNKHSNWKYWWFKDGQPIRQFGLYDDFYTLTAKLPQDGGLYTCQGRTNTTETELQDTLQSHPLKIDVSGGWVVLQVPPAPLLTGDNVTLTCRVRGKKRVTEAVFFKDGLELQRQLKPNLHLSCLTKEDQGVYWCRATWWQDFQWHTSQSLPVEVPINEVLTMPHLAELPATSIPTAAILMVPGPAEQQGPKPTATLPLLRKPSEAVHGHRRGAPHRHGGWGTAYRAVPLQSDSEQTGFDQAVQGSDGGGGEDASERDLQPLSTERHPDGSSRSDLLKGWILSRSL; encoded by the exons ATGATCCCAGTTCAGCCGCTTATGCTTTTTATAG TTATTTCAGTCGTGATTGTTCGGTCGTCATCTCAAG ATGAGCCACTTAGACCTACCTTGACGTTGGTCTGGGGCAACCAGCAACAACTGTTGGTCAGAGAGACCGCAACCATGCTCTGCACAATACCTGGAAACAAACACAGTAACTGGAAATACTGGTGGTTCAAAGACGGCCAGCCAATACGACAGTTCGGCTTGTACGATGACTTTTACACGCTGACCGCCAAACTTCCTCAGGACGGTGGTCTTTACACGTGCCAAGGCAGGACTAACACGACGGAGACCGAACTGCAGGACACACTGCAGAGCCATCCGCTAAAGATAGACGTGTCTG GTGGGTGGGTGGTATTGCAGGTCCCACCAGCACCCTTGCTGACTGGAGATAATGTCACTCTGACTTGCCGTGTCAGGGGCAAGAAGAGAGTGACAGAGGCGGTTTTCTTCAAAGACGGCTTGGAGTTACAGAGGCAGCTGAAGCCAAACCTGCATTTATCCTGCCTCACTAAGGAAGACCAGGGTGTCTATTGGTGTAGAGCCACCTGGTGGCAAGACTTTCAGTGGCACACATCGCAGTCATTGCCCGTTGAGGTGCCAATCAATG AGGTGTTGACCATGCCCCACCTGGCTGAGCTCCCTGCTACCTCTATCCCAACAGCAGCTATACTTATGGTGCCaggtccagctgaacagcagggACCCAAACCTACAGCCACACTACCGCTTCTACGGAAACCATCAGAAGCCGTGCATGGTCACCGCAGAGGAGCTCCTCATCGTCAcggaggctggggtacagcatACCGGGCTGTACCACTGCAGAGTGATTCTGAACAGACTGGGTTTGACCAAGCTGTGCAGGGAAGTGATGGTGGAGGTGGTGAAG atgCATCTGAGAGGGACCTCCAGCCCTTGAGCACTGAGAGACATCCTGACGGATCTAGCCGGTCTGACCTCCTCAAAGGTTGGATCCTGAGCAGGTCATTGTGA
- the LOC125712422 gene encoding rab5 GDP/GTP exchange factor-like, translated as MSQKSKRRGIHVDQSELLCKKGCGYYGNAAWKGYCSKCWREEYQHGRQIQEDRELAERLQKEEDAAAYSVQRPTPKPPSLAHFSKFEEKKTNEKARKVNTVKKFFSPSSRAASKKGSPEGRTPSPSLTRKVSIDTDRASREFLDFLRKLPRLGPEIYKQSKTFTDSMASKEDLGADESSECVQDFYQSLSDRLLTHCKGSAERVERVMDHVEKYIMTRLYKNVFCPETTDDEKRDLTIQTRIRALHWVTVHMLGVPVDEEIPEVSEDVLQAITEIIQMDSMRVPRDKLGCITRCSKRIFSAIMISKREPASADDFLPALIYVVLKANPPRLQSNIQYITRFCNPSRLMSGEDGYYFTNLCCALAFIEKLDAQSLNLSPAEFERYMSGQACQPAPVSDSLELLLGLGVRQERVLEGAQQLERDLIDWQRDVEREVKQALEKHPLQGQQSTSAIDSENVGQDCLPPPLQPQVLTG; from the exons ATGAGTCAGAAATCGAAGCGCAGGGGGATCCATGTGGATCAGTCGGAGCTGCTGTGTAAGAAAGGATGCGGTTACTACGGCAACGCCGCCTGGAAGGGCTACTGCTCCAAATGCTGGAGAGAGGAGTACCAACATGGCCGGCAGATCCAGGAGGACCGCGAGCTGGCAGAGAG GTTACAGAAGGAAGAGGATGCCGCCGCGTACAGTGTGCAACGGCCGACGCCCAAGCCGCCGTCTCTAGCGCACTTCTCGAAGTTTGAGGAGAAAAAGACCAATGAGAAGGCGCGCAAAGTGAACACGGTGAAGAAGTTCTTCAGCCCGTCGTCTCGCGCTGCATCCAAAAAAG GGAGTCCAGAGGGCAGGACCCCGAGTCCCTCTCTTACCCGGAAGGTCAGCATCGATACGGACCGTGCGTCGAGGGAGTTTCTGGACTTCCTGAGGAAGCTCCCGAGACTGGGCCCGGAAATCTACAAGCAGAGCAAGACGTTCACTGACAGCATGGCCAGTAAAGAG GACCTGGGTGCAGATGAGTCCTCTGAGTGCGTCCAGGACTTTTACCAGAGCCTCTCAGATCGCCTGCTTACTCACTGCAAAG GGTCCGCTGAGCGTGTGGAGCGGGTCATGGACCACGTGGAGAAGTACATAATGACTCGTCTCTATAAGAATGTCTTCTGCCCTGAAACCACAGATGATGAGAAGAGAGACTTGACCATACAGACGAGGATCAG AGCCCTTCACTGGGTCACAGTGCACATGCTCGGCGTCCCTGTGGACGAGGAGATCCCCGAGGTCTCGGAAGATGTGCTTCAGGCCATCACAG AGATCATCCAGATGGATTCCATGCGAGTGCCCCGTGACAAGCTGGGATGCATCACCCGTTGCAGCAAACGCATCTTCAGCGCCATCATGATCAGCAAGCGGGAACCTGCGTCGGCCGACGACTTCCTGCCCGCCCTCATCTACGTGGTGCTGAAGGCCAACCCACCTCGCCTGCAGTCCAACATCCAGTACATCACCCGCTTCTGCAACCCCAGCCGGCTCATGAGTGGAGAAGATGGTTACTACTTTACCAACCTG TGCTGTGCGCTGGCCTTCATCGAGAAGCTTGATGCCCAGTCTCTGAACCTGAGCCCAGCTGAGTTTGAGCGCTACATGTCCGGCCAGGCGTGCCAGCCGGCGCCGGTCTCCGACAGTCTGGAGCTGCTGTTGGGGCTCGGGGTGCGTCAGGAGCGCGTGCTGGAGGGCGCCCAGCAGCTGGAGAGAGACCTCATCGACTGGCAGCGAGACGTGGAGCGCGAGGTCAAACAGGCTCTGGAGAAGCACCCTCTGCAGGGCCAGCAGAGCACGTCCGCCATTGACTCGGAAAACGTGGGCCAAGATTGCCTGCCGCCTCCGCTGCAGCCTCAGGTCCTCACtggctga
- the LOC125712428 gene encoding BTB/POZ domain-containing protein KCTD7-like: MQQNGLGEGCIGGRVLACRAIAAPSRSSEGRLLPQERQAVTEPGVSAAAEPEEPCDAMPTADCAAGGTGELCAPMKDVKLGMQRSFFNASREFPEVISLNVGGKYFTTRLSTLRRFEDGVLAAMFSGQHHLLLDAEGRYFIDRDGTYFGDILNFLRSGELPQRERVLAVYSEAQYYGIGPLLENLEATQPLTGEKVRQAFLGLLPYYKENLKRIMEIAKLRAVHRKARFAKLKICVYKEEMPITPYERPPFSTLPLERPESEAKLFKHQCEVDVSFGPWEGVADVYDLLHCIVGDLAERGVAAEQQCIGVCDKHLISHYYCKRPIYEFKITWW; the protein is encoded by the exons atgcagcaAAATGGGCTTGGCGAGGGCTGCATCGGGGGGAGAGTACTTGCTTGCAGAGCGATCGCGGCGCCTTCGCGCTCCTCCGAAGGACGGCTGCTCCCGCAGGAGAGGCAGGCGGTCACCGAGCCCGGAGTATCTGCGGCGGCTGAGCCTGAAGAGCCGTGCGACGCCATGCCAACTGCTGACTGTGCAGCCGGCGGCACCGGGGAGCTGTGTGCCCCCATGAAGGACGTGAAGCTGGGGATGCAGCGCTCCTTCTTTAACGCGTCCCGGGAG TTTCCAGAAGTTATCTCCCTTAATGTGGGGGGCAAATACTTCACCACACGACTTTCCACCCTGCGGCGCTTTGAAGATGGCGTGCTAGCAGCCATGTTCAGTGGGCAACACCATCTTCTCCTGGATGCTGAGGGACGCTACTTCATCGACCGGGATGGGACGTATTTTGG GGACATCCTGAACTTCCTGCGGTCCGGAGAGCTTCCTCAGAGGGAGCGGGTGCTGGCGGTGTACAGCGAAGCCCAGTACTATGGAATTGGACCCTTGCTGGAGAATCTGGAGGCCACCCAGCCCCTCACAGGGGAGAAAGTGAGGCAGGCATTTCTCGGGCTTCTGCCTTACTACAAAG agaatcTGAAGCGTATTATGGAGATCGCCAAGCTGAGGGCTGTGCACAGGAAGGCCCGCTTCGCCAAGCTCAAGATCTGTGTGTACAAGGAGGAGATGCCCATCACACCATATGAGCGCCCACCCTTCAGCACGCTGCCCCTGGAGCGCCCCGAGAGCGAGGCCAAGCTGTTCAAGCACCAGTGCGAGGTGGACGTGTCCTTTGGGCCCTGGGAGGGCGTGGCCGACGTCTATGACCTGCTGCACTGCATTGTGGGAGACCTGGCGGAGCGTGGCGTGGCAGCCGAGCAGCAGTGTATTGGCGTGTGCGATAAGCACCTCATTAGCCACTACTACTGCAAGAGGCCCATCTATGAGTTCAAGATCACATGGTGGTGA